A DNA window from Schistocerca gregaria isolate iqSchGreg1 chromosome 2, iqSchGreg1.2, whole genome shotgun sequence contains the following coding sequences:
- the LOC126330464 gene encoding polysialoglycoprotein-like, translating into MLSPWPITFKREAELLAKHIMCGHEDMWSARLIVCCHQAVWSAGSSSTVGRQCVRPSLSSADERQCVRLGPSTADERQCVRPGPSSADEKQCVRPGPSSADERQCVRPDPSSADENQCVRPGPSIADERQCVRLGPSSADERQCVRPGPSTADERQCVRPGPSTADERQCVRPGPSTADERQCVRPGPSTADERQCVRPGPSTADERQCVRPGPSTADERQCVRPGPSSADERQCVRPGPSSADERQCLRPGPSSADHRQCVRPGPSSADHRQCVRPGPSSADHRQCVRPGPSRSDHRQCLRPGPSSADERQCVRPGASSADHRQCVRPGPSSAGHRQCLRPDPSSADERQCLRPGPSSADERQCVRPGHQVQTRGSAFGQAHQVQTRGSAFGQAHQVQTRGSVFGQAHQVQTRGSAFGQAHQVETRGSAFGHVHQVP; encoded by the coding sequence ATGCTGTCTCCCTGGCCCATCACATTCAAGCGTGAAGCAGAGCTGTTGGCCAAGCACATCATGTGTGGACATGAGGATATGTGGTCGGCCAGGCTCATCGTGTGCTGCCATCAGGCAGTGTGGTCAGCAGGCTCATCAAGTACAGTCGGGAGGCAGTGCGTTCGCCCTAGcctatcaagtgcagacgagaggcagtgcgttcggctaggcccatcaactgcagacgagaggcagtgcgttcggccaggcccatcaagtgcagacgagaagcagtgcgttcggccaggcccatcaagtgcagacgagaggcagtgcgttcggccagacccatcaagtgcagacgagaatcagtgcgttcggccaggaccatcaattgcagacgagaggcagtgcgttcggctaggcccatcaagtgcagacgagaggcagtgcgttcggccaggcccatcaactgcagacgagaggcagtgcgttcggccaggcccatcaactgcagacgagaggcagtgcgttcggccaggcccatcaactgcagacgagaggcagtgcgttcggccaggcccatcaactgcagacgagaggcagtgcgttcggccaggcccatcaactgcagatgagaggcagtgcgttcggccaggcccatcaactgcagacgagaggcagtgcgttcggccaggcccatcaagtgcagacgagaggcagtgcgttcggccaggcccatcaagtgcagacgagaggcagtgccttcggccaggcccatcaagtgcagaccataggcagtgcgttcggccaggcccatcaagtgcagaccataggcagtgcgttcggccaggcccatcaagtgcagaccataggcagtgcgttcggccaggcccatcaaggtcagaccataggcagtgccttcggccaggcccatcaagtgcagacgagaggcagtgcgttcggccaggcgcatcaagtgcagaccataggcagtgcgttcggccaggcccatcaagtgcaggccataggcagtgccttcggccagaCCCATCAagcgcagacgagaggcagtgccttcggccaggcccatcaagtgcagacgagaggcagtgcgttcggccaggccatcaagtgcagacgagaggcagtgcgttcggccaggcccatcaagtgcagacgagaggcagtgcgttcggccaggcccatcaagtgcagacgagaggcagtgtgttcggccaggcccatcaagtgcagacgagaggcagtgcgttcggccaggcccatcaagtggagacgagaggcagtgcgttcggccatgtcCATCAAGTGCCGTGA